The Natator depressus isolate rNatDep1 chromosome 8, rNatDep2.hap1, whole genome shotgun sequence genome window below encodes:
- the KIAA0040 gene encoding uncharacterized protein KIAA0040 homolog, producing the protein MAMEQVSSFFDSLWNLIHTKHQEGIFNTVCLAVLLGLPVLVLLVLLVICCHCCFCRQQSKGSINSSSSNGQVPAERNKKRKKKGEEDLWISAQPKLLLLDKTPSLPV; encoded by the coding sequence ATGGCAATGGAGCAGGTCAGCTCCTTCTTTGACTCACTCTGGAATCTCATTCACACCAAGCACCAGGAGGGCATCTTCAACACCGTCTGCCTGGCAGTGCTGTTGGGGCTGCCCGTCCTTGTCCTCCTCGTCCTCCTCGTCATCTGCTGTCACTGCTGCTTCTGTAGACAGCAGAGCAAAGGCAGcatcaacagcagcagcagcaatgggcAGGTCCCAGCAGAGAGGaacaaaaagaggaaaaagaagggTGAAGAGGACCTGTGGATCTCGGCTCAGCCCAAGCTGCTCCTGCTGGACAAGACACCATCACTGCCTGTCTAG